Proteins encoded within one genomic window of Tidjanibacter massiliensis:
- a CDS encoding 3-phosphoglycerate dehydrogenase, producing MKVLLATEKPFAKVASDGIREIVEKAGYELVVLEKYTDKSELLKAVADVDAIIIRSDKITAEVIEAAKNLKIVVRAGAGYDNVDLAAATARKIVVMNTPGQNSNAVAELAIGLMIFMARNKFTPGTGTEIHGKRLGIHAYGNVGKLVARYGKGFGMEVYAYDPFITDKAVYEKDGVIPVGSVEELYSKCDYVSVHIPATEQTKKSINYDLLSKMPKGATIVNTARKEVIDEEGLAKVLAERTDLKYVTDIAADMQVVLNEKFGNRVFATPKKMGAETQEANVNAALAAANQIVAFFTKGENRFQVNKW from the coding sequence ATGAAAGTATTACTTGCTACCGAGAAGCCGTTCGCCAAAGTTGCGTCGGACGGCATCAGGGAGATAGTGGAAAAAGCCGGTTACGAGCTGGTCGTACTTGAAAAGTATACCGACAAGAGCGAACTCCTCAAGGCGGTTGCTGACGTGGATGCCATCATCATCCGCAGCGACAAGATTACCGCAGAGGTAATCGAAGCAGCCAAGAACCTCAAAATCGTCGTTCGTGCAGGTGCTGGATACGATAACGTGGACCTTGCAGCCGCTACGGCCCGCAAGATTGTCGTAATGAATACGCCCGGGCAGAACTCCAACGCCGTTGCAGAACTCGCCATCGGTCTGATGATATTCATGGCCCGCAACAAGTTCACTCCGGGTACGGGAACCGAAATCCACGGCAAACGCCTCGGTATCCACGCCTACGGCAATGTGGGTAAACTCGTTGCCCGCTACGGCAAGGGCTTCGGTATGGAGGTATATGCCTATGACCCATTCATCACCGACAAGGCAGTGTATGAGAAGGACGGCGTCATTCCGGTAGGTTCCGTAGAGGAGCTCTACTCGAAGTGCGACTATGTTTCGGTACACATTCCCGCTACCGAACAAACAAAGAAGTCCATCAATTACGACCTGCTTAGCAAGATGCCGAAAGGTGCCACGATAGTCAATACCGCCCGCAAGGAGGTTATCGACGAAGAGGGCCTGGCAAAAGTGCTCGCAGAGAGGACCGACCTCAAGTATGTGACCGACATCGCCGCAGACATGCAGGTAGTTCTCAACGAGAAGTTCGGCAACCGCGTATTCGCTACACCGAAGAAGATGGGCGCCGAAACTCAGGAAGCCAATGTCAATGCCGCTCTGGCAGCCGCGAACCAGATTGTCGCTTTCTTCACCAAGGGCGAGAACCGGTTCCAGGTCAACAAGTGGTAA
- the serC gene encoding 3-phosphoserine/phosphohydroxythreonine transaminase gives MKKHNFNAGPCVLPKQAIESAIEAIRDFDNTGIGILEISHRTPGWERVMAETEQLWRDLLNIPDDYAVLFLGGGASTQFFEVPANLMKKKAAYLQTGVWAKKAAKEAKFYGEVEIVASSEDKNYTYIPKGYKIPTDADYFHITTNNTIYGTEIHEDIDSPVTLVADMSSDIMSRPVDVKKYGLIYGGAQKNVGPAGVTFVIVRKDLLGQTGRNLQTMVDYRTHIGDEPRNNSMFNTPPVFPIFVMHETLKWVKELGGVEEMYKRNKKKAELLYNEIDRNSLFVGTAVKEDRSLMNVCFVMAPGHEALEGEFMAFAKEKGMVGIKGHRSVGGFRASIYNACPLESVGALVACMQEFEKMHK, from the coding sequence ATGAAGAAGCACAATTTTAACGCGGGACCTTGCGTATTGCCGAAACAGGCGATAGAATCCGCAATCGAGGCTATCCGTGATTTCGACAACACGGGCATCGGTATTCTGGAAATCTCGCACCGTACCCCGGGTTGGGAACGTGTAATGGCTGAGACCGAACAGCTTTGGAGGGACCTCCTCAATATTCCGGACGACTATGCAGTCCTCTTCCTCGGCGGCGGTGCATCCACCCAGTTCTTCGAAGTGCCGGCCAACCTCATGAAGAAGAAAGCCGCTTACCTCCAGACCGGTGTATGGGCTAAGAAAGCGGCCAAAGAGGCGAAGTTCTACGGCGAAGTGGAGATAGTGGCCTCTTCCGAGGACAAGAACTATACCTACATTCCGAAGGGATACAAGATACCGACGGATGCGGATTATTTCCACATCACCACCAACAACACCATTTACGGTACCGAGATACACGAGGATATCGACTCGCCCGTAACGCTCGTTGCAGACATGTCGTCGGATATCATGAGCCGTCCGGTAGATGTTAAGAAATACGGTCTCATCTACGGCGGTGCGCAAAAGAACGTGGGTCCTGCCGGCGTGACTTTCGTTATCGTCCGCAAGGACCTGCTCGGTCAGACCGGCCGCAACCTCCAGACGATGGTCGATTACCGCACCCATATAGGCGACGAACCGAGGAACAACTCGATGTTCAACACCCCGCCCGTATTCCCGATTTTCGTAATGCACGAGACCCTCAAGTGGGTGAAGGAACTCGGTGGCGTAGAGGAGATGTACAAGCGCAACAAGAAAAAAGCAGAGCTTCTTTACAACGAAATCGACCGCAACTCCCTCTTCGTAGGTACCGCCGTGAAGGAAGACCGTTCGCTCATGAACGTATGCTTCGTAATGGCTCCGGGCCACGAGGCGCTCGAAGGCGAATTCATGGCATTTGCCAAGGAGAAGGGCATGGTAGGTATCAAGGGACACCGTTCGGTGGGCGGCTTCAGGGCTTCCATCTACAACGCATGCCCGCTTGAAAGCGTAGGGGCGCTGGTAGCATGCATGCAGGAGTTCGAGAAAATGCACAAGTAG